The following proteins are encoded in a genomic region of Acidobacteriota bacterium:
- a CDS encoding response regulator transcription factor, protein MQQNILIVEDDADIAESLQYNLRREGYRPTIAESGEKGLRLALDEKNAPSLIILDLMLPGMTGMELCRRLRRESQTKLTPIIMLTAKAAEGDKIAGLEVGADDYIVKPFSIKEVIARVRAVLRRSEKETEPKYSDDKLTVDFADMRVVCEGTDVRLTRKEFALLTHLIQNSGRVAARQQLLDNVWGYSYFGDTRTLDVHIRRLRQKLGNCGGCVETVVGIGYRFIGCK, encoded by the coding sequence ATGCAGCAAAATATTCTCATCGTCGAAGATGATGCGGACATCGCCGAGAGTTTGCAGTACAATCTCCGCCGCGAAGGCTATCGTCCGACGATCGCCGAATCGGGCGAGAAAGGATTACGTCTCGCTCTCGACGAAAAGAACGCTCCGTCGTTGATCATTCTCGACCTGATGCTGCCCGGAATGACCGGAATGGAACTGTGTCGAAGGCTCCGCCGCGAATCTCAGACCAAACTGACGCCGATCATAATGCTTACCGCCAAGGCCGCCGAGGGTGATAAGATCGCGGGGCTCGAGGTCGGCGCCGACGACTATATCGTCAAACCTTTTTCGATCAAAGAGGTGATCGCCCGCGTCCGGGCCGTGCTCCGTCGATCTGAGAAAGAGACTGAGCCGAAATACAGCGACGACAAACTGACCGTCGATTTTGCCGATATGCGTGTCGTCTGCGAAGGAACGGACGTTCGCCTCACGCGCAAAGAATTTGCCCTGCTCACGCATCTCATCCAAAACAGCGGCCGCGTCGCCGCTCGTCAACAATTGCTCGACAACGTTTGGGGCTACAGCTATTTTGGCGACACACGCACGCTCGACGTCCACATCCGCCGCCTTCGGCAAAAGCTCGGCAACTGCGGCGGCTGCGTTGAAACCGTCGTCGGCATCGGCTATCGTTTTAT
- a CDS encoding histidine phosphatase family protein, whose translation MKTLYILRHAKSSWDDHSLTDRERPLNARGLRTAPFIGSLMKERDLMPDAIVSSPAVRAKQTAELVREAAGFEPEITFNERIYEASVGTLAAVIADLDNEVDRVLLVGHNPGAEGLIYFLTGEIAPMPTAALAVIDLDIETWADTDGGCGTLRHVIRPKDEMPAK comes from the coding sequence ATGAAGACGCTCTACATACTCCGCCATGCAAAATCGAGTTGGGACGACCATTCGCTCACCGATCGCGAAAGGCCGCTCAACGCACGCGGACTACGTACGGCGCCGTTCATCGGTTCGCTGATGAAGGAGCGGGACCTGATGCCCGATGCGATCGTCAGCTCTCCGGCAGTTCGAGCGAAACAAACCGCCGAACTTGTCCGCGAAGCCGCCGGATTTGAGCCGGAGATCACATTCAATGAACGTATTTACGAGGCGAGTGTCGGCACGCTCGCCGCCGTCATCGCGGACCTCGACAACGAAGTTGATCGCGTCCTGCTCGTCGGACACAATCCCGGGGCCGAAGGGCTGATCTATTTCCTCACCGGCGAGATCGCCCCGATGCCGACCGCGGCCCTTGCGGTGATAGATCTCGACATCGAAACCTGGGCAGATACCGACGGCGGCTGCGGCACTCTCAGACATGTGATCCGACCGAAAGATGAGATGCCCGCGAAATGA